In the Leptospira limi genome, one interval contains:
- a CDS encoding efflux RND transporter periplasmic adaptor subunit, producing MKIKLYVSLFVLIVFAVLYFTFGTVKSKQEFKIESTSVTRGDLIVTVRATGTAIPKNRLEVKPPIAGRIESILAEEGEHVGKGKILVWMSSTERAALLDAARAKGNDELKKWEDFYKPTPVISPLRGLVIASNISTGQTVTQQDILFVLSDNLMVQAKVDETDLSKIKIGRIANIVVDSFSNEPVRARVKHIGYEAVIENNVTMYNVDLELFSIPEFLRSGMSITVDFIISEEKDVLLIPNDYVKRNKKNGMILLKIEDSLQETNVTIGNSDDQNTSILSGLVEGDLVYRKKKIQESKKSNASGGPFSSPKVPKR from the coding sequence ATGAAAATTAAACTTTATGTTTCACTTTTTGTTTTAATTGTATTCGCGGTATTGTATTTCACATTTGGAACTGTTAAATCAAAACAAGAATTCAAAATTGAATCCACAAGTGTGACTCGAGGTGATTTGATTGTTACTGTTCGAGCAACAGGTACTGCAATTCCTAAAAATCGATTAGAAGTCAAACCCCCCATTGCAGGAAGGATTGAATCCATACTTGCAGAGGAAGGAGAACATGTAGGAAAAGGAAAAATCCTAGTCTGGATGAGCTCAACCGAAAGAGCCGCATTATTGGACGCAGCTAGAGCTAAAGGCAATGATGAATTGAAAAAATGGGAAGATTTTTACAAACCAACTCCAGTAATTTCACCATTACGAGGTTTGGTGATTGCTTCCAATATAAGCACTGGGCAAACAGTGACACAACAGGATATTTTATTTGTTTTGTCTGATAATTTAATGGTCCAAGCAAAAGTAGACGAAACCGATTTATCAAAAATAAAGATTGGGCGAATTGCCAATATAGTAGTAGATTCATTTTCCAATGAACCCGTTCGTGCTAGAGTAAAACACATTGGTTACGAAGCAGTGATTGAAAATAATGTTACGATGTACAATGTTGATTTGGAATTGTTTTCGATTCCAGAATTTCTACGAAGTGGTATGTCGATTACTGTCGATTTTATAATTTCCGAAGAAAAAGATGTATTGTTAATTCCAAATGATTATGTGAAAAGAAATAAAAAAAATGGAATGATCTTACTCAAAATAGAGGATTCATTGCAAGAAACGAATGTTACCATTGGAAATTCTGATGACCAGAATACTTCCATATTATCAGGATTAGTGGAAGGTGACCTGGTTTACCGTAAGAAAAAAATACAAGAGTCAAAAAAATCCAATGCAAGTGGTGGTCCTTTCTCATCTCCAAAAGTTCCAAAGAGATAA
- a CDS encoding TPM domain-containing protein — MDETWTLHSEYIAAIEKQLSDHEKKTSNQIVVFVTPSLEGENLEEYSLKVAETWKLGQKGKDNGVLLFVALEDRKLRIEVGYGLEGVLTDVLCHHIIENEIKPSFKKGEYDIGIQNGVNAILKSIEGEYTIPEKEDFSHLGPLSFLGEIAPEGPEMPIGLKIFISIFVVSILGVFTYFAANAPYVGWFIYFFLFPFWSIFPTAIHGANIGAIVFLTYAIGVGLYKLYHLLTPHGRKRMRNSSFASGSRGGRSSGWSSGGSSGGFSGGGGSFGGGGSSGSW, encoded by the coding sequence ATGGATGAAACTTGGACACTCCATTCTGAATATATTGCAGCAATAGAAAAACAATTAAGCGATCATGAAAAAAAGACATCCAATCAAATAGTTGTGTTCGTTACACCCTCGTTAGAAGGAGAAAATTTGGAAGAATACTCTCTGAAAGTTGCCGAAACTTGGAAACTTGGACAAAAAGGAAAGGATAATGGAGTGTTGCTATTTGTTGCCCTTGAAGATAGAAAACTAAGGATCGAAGTTGGTTATGGATTAGAAGGTGTTTTAACGGATGTTTTGTGCCATCACATCATAGAGAATGAAATCAAACCTTCTTTCAAAAAAGGAGAATATGATATTGGGATACAAAATGGAGTAAATGCTATCTTGAAATCAATTGAAGGAGAATACACCATACCTGAAAAGGAAGACTTTTCTCATCTTGGACCACTTTCCTTTTTGGGTGAAATAGCTCCTGAAGGTCCTGAGATGCCAATTGGATTAAAAATTTTCATATCCATTTTTGTAGTAAGTATTCTTGGAGTTTTTACTTACTTTGCAGCGAACGCTCCTTATGTTGGTTGGTTCATTTATTTCTTTTTGTTTCCTTTTTGGAGCATATTTCCAACTGCAATTCATGGAGCAAATATCGGAGCAATTGTATTCCTTACATATGCAATAGGAGTAGGACTTTATAAACTTTATCACCTTTTGACACCACATGGAAGAAAACGAATGCGAAACAGTAGTTTCGCAAGTGGTTCTCGAGGTGGTAGGAGTAGTGGATGGTCAAGTGGGGGAAGTTCCGGTGGGTTTAGTGGAGGAGGTGGGAGTTTTGGTGGCGGTGGAAGTTCCGGCAGTTGGTAG
- a CDS encoding TolC family protein, protein MKFVCYYLSFGLVFSFEISAQVTKPIQLKDLWQKAVQFNPDYLSVKADYEKAFYENEKSYAGYLPTVNVLASARQSSANFSGSGTVNDPLISGGVNNSNTQTQQTNTGESRPTAVNRYSVGLSTNQNLFSGFRDKSGIEKTEALLQAAKQTLNDSRLKICFELKSAYSQTLYAKELYQLSLKIKERRIKNRDLVKLRYEVGREHKGSFLLSESFVKQSEYEVSFAERLFQTNWKEIERIIATPVEVSLDVPLVSEPIVEIKISEKEKSSLLDAHPSIMAEQSKVRAAQANIGIAEAGFYPDLNLSATVTRQDDVWLPKPRNYSFGINLTYPLFNGGRDYYNVKIAKSEYEKSIHTRDSKKNLLTFSLEQSYLNFINASEQLLVLTEFYKASDTRATIARAQYSNGLISFENWDIIENDLINREKNLLIGKRDLGLAEATYLRNLGKCFDEN, encoded by the coding sequence GTGAAGTTTGTTTGTTACTATTTATCTTTTGGTTTGGTCTTCAGTTTTGAAATCTCAGCGCAGGTGACAAAACCGATCCAATTAAAAGATCTTTGGCAAAAAGCAGTGCAGTTTAATCCCGATTATCTATCGGTAAAAGCAGATTATGAAAAAGCTTTTTATGAAAATGAAAAAAGTTATGCAGGGTATTTACCAACTGTCAACGTTTTGGCTTCTGCAAGGCAATCATCAGCTAACTTTAGCGGATCTGGAACCGTCAATGACCCTTTGATCAGTGGTGGAGTGAATAATAGTAACACACAAACCCAACAAACAAATACAGGTGAATCTAGGCCTACTGCGGTCAATCGATATTCTGTTGGGCTTAGCACAAACCAAAACCTTTTTTCAGGATTTCGTGATAAAAGTGGAATTGAAAAAACAGAAGCATTATTACAAGCAGCCAAACAAACATTAAATGACTCGAGATTGAAAATTTGTTTTGAGTTAAAGTCCGCTTATTCACAAACATTGTATGCAAAAGAACTTTACCAATTATCTTTAAAAATCAAAGAGAGACGCATTAAAAATCGAGACTTGGTTAAACTTCGATATGAAGTTGGTAGGGAACACAAAGGTAGTTTTTTATTGAGCGAATCATTTGTAAAACAATCGGAATACGAGGTTTCTTTTGCAGAAAGACTATTTCAGACCAATTGGAAAGAAATCGAACGAATCATTGCGACGCCAGTTGAAGTATCCTTGGACGTACCTCTAGTATCAGAGCCTATTGTCGAAATTAAAATTTCCGAAAAAGAGAAGTCGAGTTTACTTGATGCCCATCCTTCTATTATGGCGGAACAATCAAAAGTGCGAGCTGCCCAAGCAAATATTGGTATCGCGGAAGCCGGTTTTTATCCAGACCTCAATCTCAGTGCAACAGTGACAAGACAAGATGATGTTTGGTTACCAAAACCAAGAAATTATAGTTTTGGAATCAACTTGACCTATCCATTGTTTAATGGTGGTAGGGACTATTATAATGTAAAAATTGCAAAATCTGAATATGAAAAGTCAATTCACACGAGAGATTCAAAAAAGAATTTACTCACCTTTTCATTAGAACAATCGTATCTAAATTTTATAAATGCTTCGGAGCAATTATTAGTATTAACCGAATTTTATAAGGCTTCCGATACAAGGGCAACAATCGCAAGGGCACAATATTCCAATGGACTGATCAGTTTTGAAAATTGGGATATCATAGAGAATGATCTAATCAATCGGGAAAAAAATTTGTTAATCGGTAAAAGAGATCTTGGGCTAGCAGAAGCAACATATCTACGTAATTTAGGAAAGTGTTTTGATGAAAATTAA
- a CDS encoding SulP family inorganic anion transporter — protein sequence MSIDKPKDWLPGLKENWRSDIVSGFVVFLIALPLCLGISLASGAPPMAGIFSGIAGGLFVSFMSGSHLTINGPAAGLIAVVLNSIFVMGGGDAKLGFEITLAAIVLAGLIQVLLGILKAGNLTIYFPISVVHGMMAAIGIIIISKQFYVALGISPNANTILGLLLEIPPSFVHLNPEVAMIGISAIVIISLLTKIQNPHFKKLPAPLVAVLVGIILGFVFGLADEHSYTLLNQTYNIGPEKLVNLPNHIYESFSYPNFSHWKDGNFWIMVVTIALVASIESLLTATAVDNTDPYRRKSNMDQELVAKGIGNFFLGWIGGLPIIAEVVRSSANIENGAKTRWSNFFHGLFLLLFILLLPGLIHRIPLASLAGILIMVGLKLASPNVFKETYKKGWDQIVIFLVTVVITIVEDLLVGVLCGIITAILIQMYFGVKFRYIFIANIKIESNNKIHTLYVKHALLFSNMISLKLLLRKISFGERIDVKFDENVKMIGFSAIEFLQSFKRDYEERGGQVNLIGFEDLKPISAYYGATRIHK from the coding sequence ATGAGCATAGATAAACCAAAAGATTGGTTACCTGGACTTAAAGAAAACTGGCGATCCGATATTGTGTCCGGTTTTGTTGTGTTTCTCATTGCACTCCCACTTTGTTTAGGAATTTCACTCGCCTCTGGTGCACCACCTATGGCTGGAATTTTTTCTGGAATTGCAGGAGGTCTCTTTGTTTCTTTTATGAGTGGATCTCATCTGACAATCAATGGACCTGCTGCTGGACTCATTGCAGTTGTATTAAATTCGATTTTTGTTATGGGTGGTGGAGATGCCAAATTAGGATTTGAGATCACTTTGGCAGCCATAGTACTTGCAGGATTGATTCAGGTACTTTTGGGAATCTTAAAGGCGGGAAATCTTACAATCTATTTCCCGATTTCCGTTGTACATGGAATGATGGCGGCGATTGGAATTATCATCATATCAAAACAGTTTTATGTGGCTCTTGGAATTTCGCCAAATGCCAATACTATTTTAGGACTTCTTTTGGAGATCCCTCCAAGTTTTGTGCATTTGAATCCTGAAGTAGCTATGATTGGTATTTCTGCGATTGTGATTATATCATTGCTTACAAAAATACAAAACCCTCATTTTAAAAAACTACCTGCACCTCTGGTAGCAGTGTTAGTTGGAATTATTTTGGGTTTTGTTTTTGGATTGGCAGATGAACATTCTTATACGTTATTAAATCAAACATACAACATTGGTCCTGAAAAATTAGTGAATTTGCCAAATCATATTTATGAAAGTTTCAGTTATCCAAACTTTTCTCATTGGAAAGATGGAAACTTTTGGATTATGGTCGTGACAATCGCATTGGTTGCAAGTATAGAATCATTACTCACAGCAACTGCAGTTGATAATACGGATCCTTACCGTAGAAAATCGAATATGGACCAAGAACTTGTCGCAAAAGGGATTGGAAACTTTTTTTTAGGATGGATTGGTGGATTACCCATTATCGCTGAAGTGGTAAGATCTTCTGCAAATATTGAAAATGGAGCCAAAACAAGATGGTCCAATTTTTTTCATGGTTTGTTTTTATTATTATTTATACTCCTCCTTCCTGGTCTCATTCATAGAATCCCATTAGCATCACTTGCTGGTATTTTAATTATGGTTGGGTTAAAACTGGCATCACCAAATGTTTTTAAAGAAACTTATAAAAAAGGTTGGGACCAAATTGTCATATTTTTGGTAACCGTTGTGATCACAATCGTAGAAGACCTGTTAGTTGGTGTGTTATGCGGGATCATTACTGCAATTTTAATCCAAATGTACTTTGGAGTCAAATTTCGTTATATTTTCATTGCTAACATTAAAATCGAATCAAATAATAAGATACACACTTTATATGTTAAACATGCACTTTTGTTTTCCAATATGATTTCCTTAAAACTACTACTTCGGAAAATATCATTTGGGGAAAGGATCGATGTAAAATTTGATGAAAATGTAAAGATGATTGGTTTTTCAGCAATTGAATTTTTACAGAGTTTTAAACGTGATTATGAAGAACGTGGTGGGCAAGTTAATTTGATTGGATTTGAAGATTTAAAACCAATCTCGGCATATTATGGTGCCACACGTATTCATAAGTAG